In Homo sapiens chromosome 11, GRCh38.p14 Primary Assembly, one DNA window encodes the following:
- the C11orf58 gene encoding small acidic protein isoform X1 — MGAGKKEHTGRLVIGDHKSTSHFRTGEEDKKINEELESQYQQSMDSKLSGRYRRHCGLGFSEVEDHDGEGDVAGDDDDDDDDSPDPESPDDSESDSESEKEESAEELQAAEHPDEVEDPKNKKDAKSNYKMMFVKSSGS; from the exons ATGGGTGCAGGAAAG AAAGAACATACTGGTCGTCTTGTTATAGGAGATCACAAATCAACATCTCACTTCCGAACCG gggaagaagacaagaaaattaatgaagaacTGGAGTCTCAATATCAGCAAAGTATGGACAGTAAATTATCAGGAAGATATCGGCGACATTGTGGACTTGGCTTCAGTGAG GTAGAAGACCATGATGGAGAAGGTGATGTGGctggagatgatgatgatgacgatgatgattcACCTGATCCTGAAAGTCCAGATGATTCTGAAAGCGATTCAGAGTCAGAGAAAGAAGAATCTGCTGAAGAACTCCAAGCTGCTGAGCACCCTGATGAAGTGGAGgatcccaaaaacaaaaaagatgcaaaaagcaattataaaatgATGTTTGTTAAATCCAGTGGTTCATAA